The region TTTTCATTAAGAAGCTACGTATCGCGTTTGCGCTGAAGACCACGGATATTCCCGTGGTGCTGGAGAAGGCAAACTTTAAGATTTCACAGGCTGAAGTCGGTGCGATTTTCCGTAATCCGGACCATAAGAACTACCGCGAGTGCGGTGACCAGATTCTGCGTAACTTTCTGAAGGGACTGACGATGATGAATCGTCCTGCGGCGCCTGCGAAAAAGGGCTGATGGCTTTTCAGGAATGGGCTGATTGCTGTGTGTTTGTGCTCAGTCAGGGATAGCGTGGCAGATCGCAAAGGAATCCCACATCCCTGTGGATCGGCCTCGCCATCCATGGCTCGGACGCTTTGCTCCTCTGCCACGCTATCCCTTCCCTTAAGCTTTGAGCGTCGCTTTGATATCAGGTCAGATGCAGGCCGCTCCGATCACGAAGGAATCTTACTTCCCTGTGGATCGGCTCGTCATCTATGGCTCGGACGCTTTGCTCCTCTGCCACGCTATCCCTTCCCTTAAGCTTTGAGCGTCGCTTTGATATCAGGTCAGATGCAGGCCGCTCCGATCACGAAGGAATCTTACTTCCCTGTGGATCGGCCTCGTCATCTATGGCTCGGACGCTTTGCTCCACTGCCACGCCATCCCTTCTCTTAAGCTTTTAGCGTCGCTTTGATAACAGAGCAAAGCAACGTGCTTGTTAGCCATTCAGCTCGGCCATTTAGGCATCGCTTTTGGACCCATGCCACACCACCCAACGCTTGTGCACGTATAGCGAAGCGAAAATGACAATCGCCCCGGCAATAAAGCTCGGCCAGTGCGGTTTTTCCTGCCAGATCGCCAGGTTCACCAGCAAGCCCGCCGGCACGTGCATGTTGTTCATGATGCCCAGCGTACCGGCATCGACCTGCGTCGCACCGTAGTTCCACATAAAATAGCCCAGCCCGGAAGCCGCCACGCCTAGCCACACCAGAATGCCCCACTGCAGTGAGGTGGTCGGCAGTTTGTTCGGGTTACCCCACAAGCTCCACGCAATGATGGCGATGATCACCGCGCCAAGATAGAACCACGAGAAGGCCGTGTGTTGCGGCATTGGGCGGGTTTCCTGCAGGCGCTTGTAGCCGACCATACCGATGGCAAAGCAGATGTTTGCCGCCTGCACCAGCAGCAAACCGAACCAGAAATGATCGCTAACTTTGTCATAGCGAATGATGGCCGCACCGGCTACCGCCAGCAGCGCGCTGAAGGCATAGCCGATTCGCAGCCGACGTCTGCTGAGCAAATCGTAAATCAGCGTGACGTAGAGCGGCGTCATCACGGTAAACAACAGGAATTCTGTCACGCTGAGGTAGGTATAAGCCTCAAAACTTAGCAGATACATGACGCCGAGTTGCAGCATTCCCACCAGCATGTACAGCAGGATGGTTGAGGCGCGATAGCCCTTCCAGCGCAGGAAGGGCAAAAAAACGAGCGCAGCCAACCCAAGGCGCATCAACACAGAGAACCAGGAGTCAACCTGGCCCGCAAGGTATTCCCCTATCAAACTAAAGGAAAAAGCCCACAAAATGGTGGTAACGATCAGTAACAGCACGGTATTGATCCCAAAATGAACAGTGGCGCTAGTGTAAACAAACTGTCGTGGACGGGCTGAAATTTCTGGTTGACGAGTGGTCAAATTAAAATCAAACAAATCGCCGAATCCTCTTCTCTCATTGAGATGAGGTCCACTGCCGAAATCAGCTCGCGGATTGCGGATGCAGTGAATGTCATTCGACGCAGCAACGGATTCCCCTTCCAAACCCAAAAGCCCCGACGCTTCATGCGCGAATACCAACATTTTTTGGTTTATATCGCTCTTTAATGTCATCAAAGTGTAACAATTGTGTCACACATCACAGTAACGTGGCGCAACCATCACTATCCTTTGCGCGAAATGGAACTTTGGTTTTGTTGTTACGCCAGAGGGCTTTTGACCCAACCTGCTGGGAATTTATAAAAATATCGCGCCCTGGAGGGCCACATACATGTTGAGTATCTTCAAACCGGCACCGCATCAGCCGCAAGTCGCTGACGATCGTGTCGATCCGCTTTATCGTCGGCTACGCTGGCAAATCTTCATCGGCATTTTCTTTGGCTATGCCGCCTATTACCTGGTCCGTAAAAACTTTGCGCTGGCGATGCCCTATTTAGTTGAGCAGGGCTTTTCGCGTGGCGATCTTGGCTTTGCGCTGTCCGGAATCTCCATCGCCTACGGTTTTTCCAAGTTCATCATGGGTTCCGTCTCTGACCGTTCAAATCCACGCGTCTTTTTACCTGCCGGACTGATTCTGGCCGCTGCGGTGATGCTCTTTATGGGCTTTGTGCCGTGGGCCACCTCCAGCATCATGGTGATGTTTGTGCTGCTGTTCCTGTGCGGTTGGTTCCAGGGTATGGGTTGGCCGCCATGCGGGCGCACCATGGTGCACTGGTGGTCACAGAAGGAGCGCGGCGGGATTGTCTCGGTGTGGAACTGCGCCCATAACGTGGGCGGCGGCATTCCCCCACTGCTGTTCCTGCTGGGTATGGCGTGGTTTAACGACTGGAAAGCCGCACTCTATATGCCGGCGTTTGGTGCCATCCTCATCGCCATTATTGCCTTTGCCCTGATGCGCGATACGCCGCAGTCTTGTGGCCTGCCACCGATTGAAGCTTACAAGAACGACTACCCGCCCGATTACAACGACAACCACGAGCAGGAGTTAACGGCAAAGCAGATTTTCATGCAGTACATCCTGCCTAATAAGCTGCTATGGTATATCGCGCTGGCTAACGTGTTTGTCTATCTGCTGCGTTACGGCATTCTCGACTGGTCACCCACTTACCTGAAAGAGGTGAAGCACTTCACGCTGGATAAATCTTCGTGGGCTTACTTCTTCTATGAATATGCAGGCATTCCCGGCACCCTGCTGTGCGGCTGGATGTCGGACAAGGTGTTCCGAGGCAATCGTGGCGCGACCGGCGTGTTCTTTATGACGCTGGTGACCATCGCGACGGTGGTGTACTGGCTTAACCCGCCAGGCAATCCAGGTATCGATATGCTGTGCATGATCGTCATTGGCTTCCTGATTTACGGCCCGGTGATGCTGATTGGTCTGCACGCGCTGGAGCTGGCGCCGAAAAAAGCCGCTGGTACCGCCGCGGGCTTTACCGGTTTGTTTGGTTATCTTGGTGGATCGGTGGCAGCCAGTGCGATTGTCGGTTACACCGTGGATTACTTCGGCTGGGATGGTGGCT is a window of Pantoea rwandensis DNA encoding:
- the glpT gene encoding glycerol-3-phosphate transporter, with amino-acid sequence MLSIFKPAPHQPQVADDRVDPLYRRLRWQIFIGIFFGYAAYYLVRKNFALAMPYLVEQGFSRGDLGFALSGISIAYGFSKFIMGSVSDRSNPRVFLPAGLILAAAVMLFMGFVPWATSSIMVMFVLLFLCGWFQGMGWPPCGRTMVHWWSQKERGGIVSVWNCAHNVGGGIPPLLFLLGMAWFNDWKAALYMPAFGAILIAIIAFALMRDTPQSCGLPPIEAYKNDYPPDYNDNHEQELTAKQIFMQYILPNKLLWYIALANVFVYLLRYGILDWSPTYLKEVKHFTLDKSSWAYFFYEYAGIPGTLLCGWMSDKVFRGNRGATGVFFMTLVTIATVVYWLNPPGNPGIDMLCMIVIGFLIYGPVMLIGLHALELAPKKAAGTAAGFTGLFGYLGGSVAASAIVGYTVDYFGWDGGFMVMIAGSVLAVILLLLTMISEHKHKKQMA
- a CDS encoding carboxylate/amino acid/amine transporter, which produces MLLLIVTTILWAFSFSLIGEYLAGQVDSWFSVLMRLGLAALVFLPFLRWKGYRASTILLYMLVGMLQLGVMYLLSFEAYTYLSVTEFLLFTVMTPLYVTLIYDLLSRRRLRIGYAFSALLAVAGAAIIRYDKVSDHFWFGLLLVQAANICFAIGMVGYKRLQETRPMPQHTAFSWFYLGAVIIAIIAWSLWGNPNKLPTTSLQWGILVWLGVAASGLGYFMWNYGATQVDAGTLGIMNNMHVPAGLLVNLAIWQEKPHWPSFIAGAIVIFASLYVHKRWVVWHGSKSDA